A section of the Streptomyces sp. CG1 genome encodes:
- a CDS encoding MazG-like family protein, with translation MADTWRTISRLADRLEDHSTLPREQRILLQLLKIQEEAGEVAEAVIGAMGQNPRKGYSHTWEDVEAEVCDVIVTGMVALARMNPDAAAVFARHMERLAERDLGGATECTPQ, from the coding sequence GTGGCGGATACCTGGCGGACGATTTCCCGCCTCGCCGATCGCCTGGAGGACCATTCGACGCTCCCGCGCGAACAGCGCATCCTCCTCCAACTGCTCAAGATCCAGGAGGAGGCGGGCGAGGTCGCCGAGGCTGTGATCGGAGCCATGGGGCAGAACCCCCGGAAGGGCTACTCCCACACCTGGGAGGATGTCGAGGCGGAGGTCTGCGACGTCATCGTCACCGGCATGGTCGCGTTGGCCCGCATGAATCCCGACGCAGCGGCCGTATTCGCCCGGCACATGGAGCGCCTCGCGGAACGGGACCTCGGCGGGGCCACCGAGTGCACCCCTCAGTGA
- a CDS encoding cytochrome P450 encodes MPRWHRRPPPRAGPTVLVTGPQAVQHVLARHPEWYVERSHRARLLIGDGVLSGTGAAWKQQRRLLQGRFTGTGMRRYERRITEAARTTAERWAGYARTGQTFDVGLEMRRFALDAIWRSLTGHPLDDRTDRELAAVGAVAAALPTLPADATDAREAIAADPARIDAVARHAIEAARSGPAGPDGPGLLHVLTEAATERPEYTDRLIRDELVTLLMAGHETTATTLTWLYLLLDRYPAAAREAAVAAGGEGPVQRRQAIQALVHETLRLYPSAWILPRYATEDDTLAGYAIAAGTDILVCPYLTHRDPKLWPEPEQFDPRRFMTPDGRPAHPGAYFPFGVGSRACLGLQFALRESSVLLEHLLPAYNPAFRSTPTKAAYGITVRPDGPTPAPLKPPLT; translated from the coding sequence GTGCCTCGGTGGCATCGCCGCCCTCCGCCTCGGGCCGGCCCCACTGTTCTCGTCACCGGCCCCCAGGCGGTCCAGCACGTACTCGCCCGGCATCCGGAGTGGTACGTCGAGCGCTCCCACCGCGCCCGGCTACTGATCGGCGACGGCGTCCTCTCCGGCACCGGCGCAGCCTGGAAGCAGCAACGCCGCCTGCTCCAGGGCCGGTTCACCGGTACCGGTATGCGTCGCTACGAACGCCGGATCACCGAGGCCGCCCGGACCACCGCCGAACGCTGGGCCGGATACGCCCGTACCGGGCAGACCTTCGACGTCGGTCTGGAGATGCGTCGCTTCGCCCTGGACGCCATCTGGCGCTCCCTCACCGGGCACCCACTCGATGACCGGACCGACCGCGAACTGGCCGCCGTAGGTGCCGTGGCAGCCGCCCTGCCGACCCTGCCCGCCGATGCCACCGACGCCCGGGAGGCCATTGCCGCCGACCCCGCCCGGATCGATGCGGTGGCCCGACATGCCATCGAGGCGGCCCGCAGCGGTCCAGCCGGCCCCGACGGCCCGGGCCTGCTGCACGTTCTGACCGAGGCCGCCACCGAGCGCCCCGAGTACACCGACCGGCTGATCCGCGACGAGCTGGTCACGCTGCTCATGGCTGGGCACGAGACCACCGCCACCACGCTGACCTGGCTGTACCTGCTCCTCGACCGATACCCGGCAGCAGCCCGCGAGGCCGCTGTCGCCGCGGGAGGCGAAGGACCGGTGCAACGCCGACAGGCCATCCAGGCTCTGGTCCACGAGACGCTCCGGCTCTACCCGTCCGCCTGGATCCTGCCCCGCTACGCCACCGAGGACGACACCCTCGCCGGCTACGCCATCGCGGCGGGCACCGACATCCTTGTCTGTCCGTACCTCACGCACCGCGACCCGAAACTGTGGCCGGAACCGGAGCAGTTCGACCCCCGACGCTTCATGACCCCGGACGGCCGCCCTGCCCACCCGGGCGCCTACTTCCCCTTCGGCGTCGGCTCCCGCGCCTGCCTCGGTCTGCAATTCGCGCTCCGCGAATCATCCGTCCTGCTCGAACACCTCCTTCCAGCGTACAACCCTGCCTTCCGGTCCACCCCCACGAAGGCGGCGTATGGCATCACCGTCCGCCCCGACGGCCCCACCCCCGCACCCCTGAAACCGCCACTCACCTGA
- a CDS encoding sensor histidine kinase, translated as MSAPGAWWARIPDPVIDAAVVAVAVVDVLLSVEEAGPVSQAMAALACASLAVRRRFPLPVFLLTLPASLMLDNVFAPFAALFTLAERSRNRRLLVVCAVLFALASAAPWPLYDLTAHDRTWTLVYFFYTLATAAAPVLLGQLVQARRDLARRLVEIEEAREHERLLHSQAVLARERAQLAREMHDVVSHQVSLIAVQAGALQVAATGPDFKEGARTIRSLSVDTLDELRHMVTLLRASGGRATELTPQPTLADLHKLVTTSGIDAELTGELPPEVGTTAQRAVYRTVQEALTNVRKHAPGASATVRLWRADDGAAFGVTVTNTPPTRPSLPLPGSHQGLIGLKERAELLGGTFESGPTADGGYAVTLHMPPRAD; from the coding sequence ATGAGCGCGCCCGGGGCATGGTGGGCACGGATCCCCGATCCGGTCATCGACGCCGCGGTCGTCGCGGTCGCCGTCGTGGACGTCCTGCTCAGCGTGGAGGAGGCCGGCCCGGTGTCGCAGGCCATGGCCGCGCTCGCCTGCGCCTCACTCGCCGTACGACGGCGCTTCCCGCTCCCGGTGTTCCTGCTCACTCTCCCCGCCAGCCTCATGCTGGACAACGTGTTCGCCCCGTTCGCCGCTCTGTTCACTCTCGCCGAACGCTCCCGCAACCGTCGCCTGCTCGTCGTATGCGCCGTCCTGTTCGCCCTCGCCTCCGCCGCCCCCTGGCCGCTGTACGACCTCACCGCGCATGACCGGACCTGGACCCTGGTCTACTTCTTCTACACGCTCGCCACCGCCGCCGCCCCTGTCCTGCTGGGCCAACTCGTCCAGGCGCGCCGGGACCTGGCCCGCCGGCTCGTCGAGATCGAAGAAGCGCGCGAGCACGAACGTCTCCTGCACTCGCAGGCCGTCCTCGCCCGCGAACGCGCCCAGCTCGCCCGCGAGATGCACGACGTCGTCTCCCACCAGGTCAGCCTGATCGCCGTACAGGCCGGCGCCCTCCAAGTCGCCGCCACCGGCCCCGACTTCAAAGAGGGCGCCCGCACCATCCGTTCCCTCAGCGTCGACACTCTGGACGAACTGCGCCACATGGTCACGTTGCTGCGGGCCTCCGGGGGCCGGGCCACCGAGCTCACGCCTCAGCCCACCCTGGCCGATCTGCACAAGCTCGTCACCACCAGCGGCATCGACGCCGAACTGACCGGCGAGCTCCCGCCGGAGGTCGGCACCACCGCGCAGCGCGCCGTCTATCGCACCGTCCAGGAAGCGCTCACCAACGTCCGCAAACACGCACCTGGCGCCTCCGCGACCGTGCGGCTCTGGCGCGCCGACGACGGCGCCGCCTTCGGCGTGACCGTCACGAACACACCACCCACCCGCCCCTCACTCCCTCTTCCGGGTTCCCACCAGGGCCTGATCGGCCTCAAGGAACGCGCCGAACTCCTGGGCGGCACCTTCGAGTCCGGACCCACGGCCGACGGCGGCTACGCAGTCACCCTCCACATGCCGCCCCGCGCCGACTGA
- a CDS encoding response regulator — MIRVIVVDDEALVRSGFKLILSAADDIEVVATTVGAAAVDAVRQEGPDVVLLDIRMPDVDGLTVLGNLRALPEPPVVAMLTTFDADEYILTALRSGAAGFLLKDTEPDQLAQLVRTLAAGGVVMSPKASRAVWQSHPGTAAVDDEEAARVGRLTEREREVLVLIAEGLSNAEIGTRIHLSAGTVKDHVSAILTKLRVGSRVQAALLAQRAGLLDEGQRRPESGR; from the coding sequence GTGATCCGGGTCATCGTGGTCGACGACGAGGCGCTGGTGCGCTCCGGCTTCAAGCTCATCCTGAGCGCGGCCGACGACATCGAGGTCGTCGCGACGACAGTCGGCGCGGCGGCGGTCGACGCCGTACGGCAGGAAGGTCCCGACGTCGTGCTCCTCGACATCCGGATGCCGGACGTGGACGGACTGACCGTGCTGGGGAACCTGCGCGCTCTGCCGGAACCGCCGGTGGTGGCGATGCTGACGACCTTCGACGCCGACGAGTACATCCTCACCGCGCTGCGCTCCGGCGCCGCCGGATTCCTGCTCAAGGACACCGAGCCCGACCAGCTCGCCCAGCTCGTCCGCACCCTGGCCGCCGGCGGGGTCGTGATGTCACCGAAGGCGTCCCGCGCCGTCTGGCAGAGTCACCCCGGCACGGCGGCGGTCGACGACGAGGAGGCCGCCCGCGTCGGCCGGCTCACCGAGCGCGAGCGTGAGGTGCTCGTGCTGATCGCGGAAGGCTTGTCCAACGCCGAGATCGGTACGCGGATCCACCTCAGCGCGGGCACCGTCAAGGATCACGTCAGCGCGATCCTGACCAAACTGCGGGTCGGCAGCAGGGTGCAGGCGGCGCTGCTCGCGCAGCGGGCGGGACTGCTCGACGAGGGGCAGCGGCGCCCGGAGTCCGGACGATGA
- a CDS encoding DUF418 domain-containing protein → MTHNADDTALTAPVGAPSGAAENNPSTAPQSRRVPVGRLIGVDLARGLAVFGMYAAHVGPDPSRGGVTGHLMELAHGRASALFAFLAGFSIMLITGRRTPKTGLAGRQAVAKVVIRALVLLVLGTALTMSGTPVEVILAFYGLYFLLVLPLYRLGARPLAVIAAASALALPQVLYVIQHALPADGADGIWAWPADADGLVSLLFTGSYPALTWIPFVIAGMAVARLDLAATAVRIRLAITGVCLAVLGHGGSWLALHLVPGALSKLSAGGWGEGGSTESAWWSDTWGYPDGSTPAGLLVASPHSETTLSILADTGVAIAVLAACLAAVDAVPRFHLPARPVIAVGSMSLTAYVFHVVAIHLLGIAELPGSSLHVLLGFIVAVTVFATLWSRFFRRGPLEWLLGQTTRAAELVR, encoded by the coding sequence ATGACCCACAACGCAGACGACACGGCGCTCACGGCGCCGGTCGGCGCCCCGTCGGGGGCAGCGGAGAACAACCCGTCCACGGCGCCCCAGAGCCGACGAGTTCCGGTCGGACGCCTGATAGGCGTGGACCTGGCCCGGGGCCTCGCGGTCTTCGGGATGTACGCGGCCCACGTCGGCCCCGACCCCTCCCGGGGCGGCGTCACCGGGCACCTCATGGAACTGGCGCACGGCCGTGCCTCCGCGCTCTTCGCCTTCCTGGCCGGATTCTCGATCATGCTGATCACCGGCCGCCGTACCCCGAAGACGGGACTGGCGGGCCGTCAGGCGGTCGCCAAGGTGGTGATCCGTGCGCTCGTCCTGCTGGTGCTGGGCACCGCGCTGACCATGAGCGGCACCCCGGTCGAGGTGATCCTCGCCTTCTACGGCCTGTACTTCCTGCTCGTCCTGCCGCTGTACCGGCTCGGTGCCCGCCCGCTGGCCGTCATCGCCGCGGCCAGTGCCCTGGCACTGCCGCAGGTCCTGTACGTCATCCAGCACGCGCTCCCCGCAGACGGCGCCGACGGCATCTGGGCCTGGCCCGCGGACGCCGACGGCCTCGTCTCGCTGCTCTTCACGGGCAGTTATCCGGCTCTGACCTGGATCCCCTTCGTCATCGCCGGAATGGCGGTGGCCCGCCTCGACCTGGCCGCCACTGCCGTCCGCATCCGCCTGGCTATCACCGGCGTCTGTCTCGCCGTGCTCGGCCACGGCGGCTCCTGGCTGGCCCTGCACCTGGTACCCGGCGCCCTGTCGAAGCTGAGCGCCGGCGGCTGGGGCGAGGGAGGATCAACCGAGTCCGCCTGGTGGTCCGACACCTGGGGCTACCCCGACGGCAGCACCCCGGCTGGGCTTCTGGTGGCCTCGCCGCACAGTGAGACGACCCTCTCGATCCTGGCCGACACCGGCGTGGCGATCGCGGTCCTGGCGGCCTGCCTCGCCGCAGTCGACGCCGTCCCGCGGTTCCACCTCCCCGCCCGCCCGGTCATCGCGGTCGGGTCGATGTCCCTGACCGCTTACGTCTTCCACGTCGTCGCCATCCACCTCCTCGGCATCGCGGAACTGCCCGGCTCCTCGCTGCACGTCCTTCTCGGCTTCATCGTCGCCGTCACCGTGTTCGCGACGCTCTGGTCCCGCTTCTTCCGGCGGGGGCCGCTGGAGTGGCTGCTCGGCCAGACCACGAGGGCCGCGGAGCTGGTGCGATGA
- the sigJ gene encoding RNA polymerase sigma factor SigJ, producing the protein MTNHAEAGHDQSDAGLSVIISERRQLVSLAYRLLGSLAEAEDAVQETYARWYSMSRQQQAAIESPGAWLTRVASRICLDLLGSARARREHYVGEWIPEPLPDRTEWISGRPGAAAADPADPADRVTLDESVSMAFLVVLESMTPAQRVALILHDVFRYSFAEIAEITGRTPAACRELASSARRRIRASRPPEAPAAHQAGLIRNFKQAWEARDIDTLIGLLDPGATFTADGGGLVTTPLRPIEGGERIARFIVDVADRTPDDLTILERSVNGRPGLMIRLGGATAAVYAFEVAGDRIKRIWVVRNPDKLRPWMMG; encoded by the coding sequence ATGACCAACCATGCGGAAGCGGGACACGACCAGTCGGACGCGGGCCTGAGCGTGATCATCAGCGAACGGCGTCAACTGGTCAGTCTCGCCTACCGGCTCCTCGGCTCCCTGGCCGAGGCCGAGGACGCCGTCCAGGAGACCTACGCCCGCTGGTACTCCATGTCCCGGCAACAGCAGGCCGCCATCGAGTCGCCGGGCGCGTGGCTGACGCGGGTGGCCAGCCGCATCTGCCTGGACCTGCTCGGCTCGGCGCGGGCCCGACGTGAGCACTACGTGGGCGAATGGATCCCCGAGCCGCTGCCCGACCGAACCGAGTGGATCAGCGGACGGCCGGGCGCCGCCGCGGCCGACCCCGCCGACCCTGCCGATCGGGTCACGCTGGACGAGTCGGTCAGCATGGCCTTTCTCGTCGTACTCGAATCGATGACCCCGGCCCAGCGCGTCGCGCTCATCCTGCACGACGTCTTCCGCTACTCCTTCGCCGAGATCGCCGAGATCACCGGGCGTACCCCGGCGGCATGCCGCGAGTTGGCCTCCTCAGCCCGCCGCCGCATCCGCGCCTCGCGACCGCCCGAGGCCCCGGCAGCCCACCAGGCCGGCCTGATCAGGAACTTCAAGCAAGCATGGGAAGCCAGGGACATCGACACGCTCATCGGCCTCCTCGATCCCGGCGCCACCTTCACCGCCGACGGCGGTGGCCTGGTCACCACCCCCCTCCGCCCGATCGAAGGCGGCGAGCGGATCGCGCGTTTCATCGTCGATGTCGCCGACCGGACACCCGACGACTTGACGATTCTGGAGCGTTCGGTCAACGGCCGGCCGGGCCTGATGATCCGGCTCGGGGGCGCGACCGCGGCGGTGTACGCGTTCGAGGTCGCAGGCGACCGGATCAAGCGCATCTGGGTGGTACGCAACCCGGACAAGCTCCGGCCCTGGATGATGGGCTGA
- a CDS encoding nuclear transport factor 2 family protein: MSDLETIADRTEIEALRGEFTDAVMMRDYDRLASVFTTDGVWRIPEAHVECTGREEIRAGIERLQSAWEYFVQTVHPGAIQLEGDTASGRAYVQELGRLRDGTSGVNYSLYHDRYRRTPQGWKFTERVYEVRYLDTTPLTGSGWSPKAS; the protein is encoded by the coding sequence ATGAGCGACCTTGAGACCATCGCCGACCGGACCGAGATCGAGGCGCTGCGCGGCGAGTTCACCGATGCCGTGATGATGCGCGACTACGACCGCCTCGCGTCTGTGTTCACGACCGACGGCGTATGGCGAATCCCCGAGGCCCATGTGGAGTGCACCGGCCGGGAGGAGATTCGTGCCGGGATCGAACGGCTCCAGAGCGCTTGGGAGTACTTCGTGCAGACCGTGCACCCCGGCGCGATCCAGCTGGAGGGTGACACCGCGTCCGGCCGTGCCTACGTCCAGGAGCTCGGTCGTCTGCGCGACGGCACGTCGGGGGTGAACTACTCCCTCTACCACGACCGCTACCGGCGCACCCCGCAGGGCTGGAAGTTCACCGAGCGTGTCTACGAGGTCCGATACCTCGACACCACGCCGCTGACAGGTTCGGGTTGGTCGCCGAAGGCCTCCTGA
- a CDS encoding NADPH-dependent FMN reductase — MIKIGIILGSTRPGRRGEQIAKWVHERATGRTDADFEVIDLLDHPLPHLDEPEPALASRGRYQHQHTRAWADTIASFDGFVIVTPEYNHSFPGVLKNAIDHLYAEWNNKAVGFVSYGGAGGAHAVEQLRLICGALQMADVAPRVSLSLRTEFENHTVFKPSDHNVTALDILLNQVIACSSALTPLRAASPLTVTGTQGSLPATADK; from the coding sequence ATGATCAAGATCGGAATCATACTCGGCAGCACCCGCCCCGGCCGCAGGGGCGAACAGATCGCCAAGTGGGTCCATGAGAGGGCAACGGGCCGCACAGACGCCGACTTCGAGGTGATCGACCTGCTCGACCACCCGTTGCCGCACCTGGACGAGCCGGAACCGGCACTGGCGTCGCGGGGCCGGTATCAGCACCAGCACACCAGGGCCTGGGCGGACACCATCGCCTCGTTCGACGGCTTCGTGATCGTCACTCCGGAGTACAACCACTCCTTCCCCGGGGTGCTCAAGAACGCCATCGACCACCTGTACGCGGAGTGGAACAACAAGGCGGTCGGCTTCGTCTCCTACGGAGGCGCGGGCGGCGCCCATGCGGTCGAGCAACTGCGACTGATCTGTGGGGCACTGCAGATGGCCGATGTGGCCCCACGAGTCTCGCTGTCCCTGCGGACCGAGTTCGAGAACCACACCGTCTTCAAGCCGAGCGACCACAACGTCACCGCACTGGACATCCTGCTCAACCAGGTCATCGCCTGCAGCAGCGCCCTCACGCCACTGCGCGCCGCTTCCCCGCTCACCGTCACCGGAACCCAGGGAAGCCTCCCCGCGACGGCAGACAAGTGA
- a CDS encoding methyltransferase domain-containing protein, with translation MANSYSALSRHYDLIMTSGYYDYEAYAQALLAELDHHGDLLELGVGTGLVCERLLELVGSDLRITGIDHTKSMLTQARARLGDPVQLMHQTSRR, from the coding sequence GTGGCCAACTCATACTCTGCACTCTCACGGCACTACGACCTCATCATGACCTCGGGCTACTACGACTACGAGGCCTATGCCCAAGCCCTCCTCGCCGAGCTCGACCACCACGGGGACCTCCTGGAACTCGGTGTCGGCACCGGGCTGGTCTGCGAACGCCTGCTGGAGCTGGTCGGCTCCGACCTGCGGATCACCGGGATCGACCACACCAAGAGCATGCTCACCCAGGCCCGGGCCAGGCTCGGTGACCCCGTACAGCTCATGCACCAGACATCACGAAGATGA
- a CDS encoding WD40 repeat domain-containing protein: MSDDRTERLWHLPGPVVAGHRDGLYGVAFRPDGHVLATGRIDHTVRLTDVTNPHRPYLLARLTGHTGTVRSVAFSPHGHTLAAADDHTARLWDVADPRHPRTLADLAGHTDLVWRVGFSPDGRTLATASEDATVRLWNIADLRHPALDSVLTGHVNNVEVAVFSPDGHTLASCGHDSTIRLWDVTAPRHPRSIAKLAGHSDTVRSVAFSPDGHLLASASVDRTARLWDISDLHHPVTAAVLTHHTNAVYAVGFSRDGHTLATGSADGTAKLWDVAHPYRPTEPATLTGHTDRVYGLAFSPDGHTLATAGADNTARLWETDPERVAARICAVAPSLTDSGAPRSAARDGCRSPGW, from the coding sequence GTGAGCGACGACCGTACCGAACGGCTGTGGCATCTTCCCGGCCCCGTGGTCGCCGGGCACCGCGACGGGCTGTACGGGGTGGCCTTCCGGCCGGACGGACACGTACTGGCGACGGGACGCATCGATCACACGGTGCGGCTGACCGATGTCACCAACCCTCACCGCCCGTATCTGCTGGCCAGGTTGACCGGCCACACCGGCACGGTACGGTCGGTGGCCTTCAGCCCGCACGGCCATACCCTCGCCGCCGCCGACGACCACACGGCTCGGTTGTGGGACGTCGCCGATCCCCGGCACCCCCGCACGCTGGCCGACCTGGCCGGGCACACCGACCTCGTGTGGAGGGTCGGCTTCAGCCCGGACGGCCGTACCCTGGCCACCGCGAGTGAGGACGCCACGGTACGGCTGTGGAACATCGCCGACCTCCGTCACCCCGCCCTCGACAGCGTTCTGACCGGGCACGTCAACAACGTCGAGGTAGCGGTCTTCAGCCCCGACGGACACACCCTGGCCAGCTGTGGCCACGACAGCACGATCCGGCTGTGGGATGTCACCGCCCCCCGACATCCGCGGTCCATAGCCAAGTTGGCCGGGCACAGCGACACCGTACGATCGGTTGCCTTCAGCCCCGACGGACACCTTCTGGCCTCGGCGAGTGTGGATCGCACCGCACGCCTGTGGGACATCAGCGACCTGCACCACCCGGTCACCGCCGCCGTGCTCACCCACCACACCAATGCCGTCTACGCGGTCGGCTTCAGCCGGGACGGACACACGCTGGCCACGGGCAGTGCCGACGGCACGGCGAAGCTCTGGGATGTCGCCCACCCGTATCGACCGACGGAGCCGGCCACCCTCACCGGTCACACCGACCGCGTCTACGGGCTCGCGTTCAGCCCGGACGGCCACACGCTGGCCACCGCCGGAGCCGACAACACCGCGCGGCTGTGGGAGACCGACCCCGAACGCGTCGCGGCCCGGATATGCGCGGTCGCCCCCTCCCTCACCGACTCAGGCGCTCCCAGGTCTGCAGCTCGCGATGGGTGCCGGTCACCTGGGTGGTGA
- a CDS encoding nuclear transport factor 2 family protein, translating to MPDSSQIDVIRRYYSAKGDPQVIRSVVAPDAEWDVVEGFPNGGVYRGLDNILGDFFGFLTHFTEFQVVSEEFFEDGDHVVVLGRYAGITTAGTPVTSRFAHVFTLRDSRIVRLRQTCDTLPIARALEH from the coding sequence GTGCCGGACTCATCGCAGATCGACGTCATCCGCCGCTACTACAGCGCCAAGGGCGACCCGCAGGTCATCCGGTCGGTCGTCGCACCCGACGCCGAGTGGGATGTGGTCGAAGGCTTCCCCAACGGCGGCGTGTACCGCGGCCTGGACAACATCCTGGGCGACTTCTTCGGCTTCCTCACCCACTTCACCGAATTCCAGGTCGTCAGCGAGGAGTTCTTCGAAGACGGCGACCACGTCGTCGTCCTGGGCCGATACGCAGGCATCACCACCGCGGGCACTCCGGTGACCTCACGGTTCGCACACGTCTTCACTCTGCGGGACAGCAGGATCGTCCGCCTGCGGCAAACCTGCGACACCCTGCCAATCGCCCGCGCCCTGGAACACTGA
- a CDS encoding LysR substrate-binding domain-containing protein, which produces MRQRTLDIAVVRGDVDAPRGARTLHLFDEPPIAVRSEHCDLTRLGRLDWADVRDWPLVVNTVSGTTGPWSWPADQRPERIIETANYDERLETVAAGRGIGIVPEVAQRRTQHPAVRFIPLTNAPASPVSLVHFPDDQRTLIRRFLDAAVQTAPE; this is translated from the coding sequence TTGCGCCAGCGCACTCTCGACATCGCGGTGGTCCGGGGTGACGTCGACGCGCCCAGGGGGGCACGGACCTTGCATCTGTTCGACGAGCCGCCCATCGCCGTACGCTCCGAGCACTGCGATCTGACCCGCCTCGGCCGTCTGGACTGGGCGGACGTCCGGGACTGGCCGCTGGTCGTCAACACGGTCAGCGGCACCACCGGACCTTGGTCGTGGCCGGCGGACCAGCGCCCGGAGCGGATCATCGAAACGGCGAACTACGACGAGCGGCTGGAGACCGTGGCCGCGGGCCGGGGCATCGGCATCGTCCCGGAGGTCGCACAGCGCCGTACCCAGCACCCGGCGGTCCGCTTCATCCCGCTCACCAACGCGCCGGCCAGCCCCGTCAGCCTGGTCCACTTCCCCGACGACCAGCGGACCCTGATCCGCCGATTCCTGGATGCCGCCGTACAGACGGCACCGGAGTGA
- a CDS encoding zinc-dependent alcohol dehydrogenase family protein, whose protein sequence is MRGAVIHAPGDVRFETLADPKILEPTDAIIRTAVTCVCGSDLWPYRGLDTTDEAHPMGHEYVGFVEEVGSEVTAVRPGQFVVGSFATSDNTCANCRNGWQSNCLNREFMTTCQADYVRIPNAQGTLVATDGHPAEDFLPSLLAVSDVMGTGWYAALAAEVKPGSTAVVVGDGAVGLCGVIAAKELGAERIIAMSRHASRQKLAREFGATDIVTERGEEGVARVKDLTDGIGADAVLECVGTTQAIQQALHSARPGGNVGFVGVPHEVAIDGQELFFSHVGLRGGPAPVRRYLPDLINLVLTGRINPGKVFDLTLPLEQVAEGYKAMDERRAIKALLKP, encoded by the coding sequence ATGCGCGGAGCAGTGATCCACGCCCCCGGTGATGTGCGCTTCGAGACCCTCGCCGACCCGAAGATCCTCGAGCCGACCGACGCGATCATCCGCACGGCCGTCACCTGCGTGTGCGGCTCCGACCTGTGGCCCTACCGCGGCCTGGACACGACCGACGAGGCGCACCCGATGGGCCATGAGTACGTCGGCTTCGTGGAGGAGGTCGGCAGCGAGGTCACCGCGGTCAGGCCGGGCCAGTTCGTCGTCGGCTCCTTCGCCACCTCGGACAACACCTGTGCCAACTGTCGCAACGGATGGCAGTCCAACTGCCTCAACCGCGAGTTCATGACCACCTGCCAGGCCGACTACGTGCGCATCCCGAACGCCCAGGGCACCCTGGTCGCCACCGACGGGCACCCGGCGGAGGATTTCCTGCCCAGCCTGCTCGCCGTTTCCGACGTGATGGGCACCGGCTGGTACGCCGCGCTGGCCGCCGAGGTCAAGCCGGGCTCCACCGCCGTGGTGGTCGGTGACGGCGCGGTCGGTCTGTGCGGGGTGATCGCAGCGAAGGAACTCGGTGCGGAGCGGATCATCGCGATGAGCCGCCACGCGAGCCGTCAGAAGCTCGCCCGGGAGTTCGGCGCCACCGACATCGTCACCGAACGTGGCGAGGAGGGCGTCGCCCGCGTCAAGGACCTCACCGACGGGATCGGCGCCGACGCGGTCCTGGAGTGCGTGGGCACCACCCAGGCCATACAGCAGGCCCTTCACTCGGCCCGGCCGGGCGGCAACGTCGGCTTCGTCGGCGTCCCCCACGAGGTGGCGATCGACGGACAGGAGCTGTTCTTCTCCCACGTCGGCCTGCGCGGCGGCCCGGCTCCCGTGCGCCGCTACCTGCCCGACCTGATCAACCTGGTCCTGACCGGCCGGATCAACCCGGGCAAGGTCTTCGACCTCACTCTCCCCCTGGAGCAGGTCGCCGAGGGCTACAAGGCCATGGACGAGCGCCGCGCCATCAAGGCACTCCTAAAGCCCTGA